A genome region from Triticum aestivum cultivar Chinese Spring chromosome 2B, IWGSC CS RefSeq v2.1, whole genome shotgun sequence includes the following:
- the LOC123040899 gene encoding uncharacterized protein, whose amino-acid sequence MARKKVPLRYIGNSTRRRTYETRRNNLMKKADELGILCNTKICMLVYDEGTAAPDVYPSHMEVVAILNRYKNMPDMARFKKEIRKSLADRIANTSGQPPFFQPQAPYVTGGVNMGPPSLDQVPPQQEGWQPEVFQAQAPQVTSNTDKGYLPPQAPYVTGNVDMVPLQMYHMPPQQHDWQPATFQPQAPYVPSSIDMGPPPMYQEPRQQEEGWQTPVFHPQRSEWGGALLYNANGIGGHDGAGTSSSTGFPMDDLVQFFNDMGSGL is encoded by the exons ATGGCCCGCAAGAAGGTGCCCCTCCGGTACATTGGCAACTCAACACGCCGCCGTACTTATGAGACGCGCCGCAACAACCTGATGAAGAAGGCGGACGAGTTGGGCATCTTGTGCAACACCAAGATCTGCATGCTAGTGTATGATGAGGGCACCGCGGCGCCGGACGTTTACCCATCCCACATGGAGGTGGTGGCTATCCTGAATAGGTACAAGAACATGCCCGACATGGCGCGGTTCAAGAAG GAGATCCGCAAGAGCCTCGCCGACCGCATCGCTAATACCAGCGGGCAGCCGCCATTCTTCCAGCCCCAAGCGCCATACGTCACCGGTGGTGTCAACATGGGTCCTCCATCACTGGACCAGGTGCCGCCACAGCAAGAGGGCTGGCAGCCAGAGGTCTTCCAGGCCCAGGCACCACAGGTCACGAGCAACACCGACAAGGGGTATCTGCCGCCCCAGGCACCATATGTCACTGGCAACGTTGACATGGTGCCTCTGCAGATGTATCATATGCCGCCGCAGCAACACGATTGGCAGCCAGCAACCTTCCAGCCCCAAGCACCATATGTCCCTAGTAGCATTGACATGGGGCCTCCGCCGATGTATCAGGAGCCGCGgcagcaggaggagggctggcagacACCGGTCTTCCATCCCCAG AGGTCCGAGTGGGGTGGCGCATTGCTCTACAATGCTAACGGTATTGGTGGCCACGACGGTGCCGGTACTAGCTCTAGCACCGGCTTCCCCATGGATGATCTGGTGCAGTTCTTCAACGATATGGGATCCGGGTTGTAG